A genome region from Arachis duranensis cultivar V14167 chromosome 6, aradu.V14167.gnm2.J7QH, whole genome shotgun sequence includes the following:
- the LOC107494676 gene encoding uncharacterized protein LOC107494676, translating into MASEESFVILVHHRGSIKRKTRSGVKFTDKDPLCIVVTPRTSYDDLVRSVLMKLRLEDSKRVKKFFYRIPIKVLQDTVKYDCFTISSDEDLQVMFLCRQQFPEVRTPELLAKLVNVVSSSGGSNRNTTTLATPAGSSSRPAVASSSVPVYQPVVHVVASSSFAVDLNGSVGDDVGSRENLPDDLLDVAPLGVGDGVLGDADEDDVEPDMIDDDSGDDIRVSEPALAEGVSGHSVGFGARDAEGTAGLTKFQVGQQFQDKDEALLSVKTYSIRRGVQYKVVEFDYRRTDASVSIKVLLNATAAHFGFKQTYRKV; encoded by the exons atggctagtgaggagagttttgtTATTTTGGTTCACCACAGAGGATCCATTAAGAGGAAAACTCGTTCCGGAGTGAAGTTCACAGATAAAGATCCTCTCTGTATTGTTGTTACTCCTAGGACGAGCTATGATGACCTTGTTAGATCTGTACTGATGAAGCTCAGGCTGGAAGATTCGAAGAGGGTTAAGAAGTTTTTCTATCGCATTCCAATCAAAGTGCTCCAGGATACCGTGAAGTATGATTGTTTCACGATTAGTAGTGATGAGGACTTGCAAGTAATGTTCCTTTGTCGGCAGCAGTTTCCGGAGGTCAGGACCCCAGAGTTGTTGGCAAAGCTGGTTAATGTGGTATCCAGCTCAGGGGGTTCGAACCGGAATACCACCACTTTAGCCACGCCAGCCGGTTCTAGTTCCCGGCCTGCTGTTGCTTCTTCCTCCGTCCCTGTTTACCAGCCAGTGGTCCATGTTGTCGCCTCCTCGTCTTTTGCTGTTGATCTCAATGGCAGCGTAGGTGACGACGTAGGTTCAAGGGAAAATCTGCCGGATGATTTACTCGACGTTGCACCGCTTGGTGTTGGAGACGGAGTGTTGGGTGATGCAGATGAGGATGACGTCGAGCCGGATATGATTGACGATGACAGCGGCGATGATATTAGAGTGAGTGAGCCTGCATTGGCG GAGGGGGTTTCTGGGCATTCTGTTGGATTCGGAGCTAGAGATGCGGAAGGGACTGCTGGTCTGACAAAGTTCCAGGTTGGTCAGCAATTTCAGGATAAAGATGAGGCTCTTTTAAGTGTGAAGACTTACAGCATCCGGCGAGGGGTACAATACAAGGTAGTGGAGTTTGATTATCGCAG GACTGATGCATCCGTAAGCATAAAGGTGCTCCTGAACGCCACGGCAGCACACTTTGGGTTTAAGCAGACTTACAGGAAGGTCTAG